TTTCTTCATCGACCCGGTGCGGCCAGTCAACCGGGCGTTGATCACGCATGGCCATTCCGACCATGCCCGATCCGGCCATCGTTCGGTGCTGGCGACGCAGCAGACGCTCGACATTATGGGGTTGCGTTATGGCGAGGATTTTGCCGGGACAACGCAAGCGGCCGTGCTTGGCGAAGCGATGGCGCTGAGCGATGTCAGCGTCACCTTCCATCCGGCCGGCCATGTGCTGGGCTCGGCGCAGATCGCGGTCGAGCACAAGGGCAGGCGCATCGTCGCCTCCGGCGACTACAAGCGCCAGAAGGACGCGACCTGCGCACCGTTCGAACCGGTCCAATGCGACGTCTTCATCACCGAGGCGACCTTCGGCCTGCCGGTGTTTCACCATCCGCCCGACACGGAGGAGATCGCCCGGCTGCTCAAATCGGCGGCGCAGTTTCCCGAGCGATCGCATCTGGTCGGCGCCTATGCGCTGGGCAAGGCACAGCGGGTGATGCGGCTGCTGCGCGATGCCGGTTATGACAGGCCGATCTATATCCACGGCGCGCTGGCCAAGCTCAGCGAATATTACCAGAGCCAGGGCATCGACCTCGGCACGCTGGAGCCGGCAACCGTCGACAGCGGCGGCAAGCAGGATTTCACTGGGGCCATCATTGTCGGCCCTCCATCGGCCTTCGCCGACCGCTGGGCGCGGCGCTTTCCCGACCCGATCTCATGCTTCGCCTCGGGCTGGATGCGCATCCGCCAGCGCGCCAAGCAAGGCGGCGTCGAACTGCCGCTGATCATTTCCGACCATGCCGACTGGGATGAACTGACCGCTACCGTCAAGGAGACGGGCGCCGGCGAAATCTGGGTGACGCACGGCCGCGAGGAAGCGC
This region of Mesorhizobium sp. C432A genomic DNA includes:
- a CDS encoding ligase-associated DNA damage response exonuclease codes for the protein MRASDLLHPRPEGLYCPCGDFFIDPVRPVNRALITHGHSDHARSGHRSVLATQQTLDIMGLRYGEDFAGTTQAAVLGEAMALSDVSVTFHPAGHVLGSAQIAVEHKGRRIVASGDYKRQKDATCAPFEPVQCDVFITEATFGLPVFHHPPDTEEIARLLKSAAQFPERSHLVGAYALGKAQRVMRLLRDAGYDRPIYIHGALAKLSEYYQSQGIDLGTLEPATVDSGGKQDFTGAIIVGPPSAFADRWARRFPDPISCFASGWMRIRQRAKQGGVELPLIISDHADWDELTATVKETGAGEIWVTHGREEALVRWCELEGIAARPLHLVGYEDEGD